In Methanobrevibacter sp., one genomic interval encodes:
- a CDS encoding MATE family efflux transporter yields the protein MSNEIISHKFRELLLPSLLIAMALNIASVVDASFVSTFIGHNAQAALQVLEPLVLLITIFEWLFGLGGQILALNKKAEFDEDGSNHYFTTSMLATIVLSALILVVCFLFKDSLVNLLHPTAGALQYVNAYSPFLFISFPIATILGVLCQFIRVDGQPNFASGVIILVNVINIILDYLFLGVFHMGIEGASLAMLIGYVIGLLCTLKYHFDSKRTFRFVLSKLKFRAWITSTIEIIKIGLPGASMGFFNVLLIYIMNLIVGGILGELGLDIFNVCVVALLLISILIMGFAETLSSIVPIYYAQNDFYNLHHIVRNSILITLISSVIFTAFLLVFPDGLLMFFKLQQVPNDALVENAIRIYSLAFIPMAFSTMLLFYYEGIERTVESGIITIISEFLGPLMFTYLLFPYIGITSVWLSFPLGFILSIVVVAIYVKIVERNDTEYSGLFFIRKGLIEKTRDYTLESKNDDAESEMFNHLESLNVDNSSIETLDKIINTIFDSNNENVHVEILLIDYGDKITINMKDEGKREVLKDIEKSFSQDNIKVSEVLGFNNIEYVINRN from the coding sequence ATGTCAAATGAAATTATTTCTCATAAATTCCGGGAATTGTTGCTGCCGTCATTACTTATAGCGATGGCATTAAATATAGCTTCAGTTGTTGATGCAAGTTTTGTATCAACATTCATCGGACACAATGCACAAGCGGCGTTACAGGTATTAGAACCTTTGGTATTGTTAATCACAATATTTGAATGGTTATTTGGATTGGGAGGTCAAATTTTAGCTTTAAATAAAAAGGCAGAATTTGATGAGGATGGAAGCAATCACTATTTCACAACATCTATGCTTGCAACAATAGTTCTCTCAGCTTTGATTTTAGTGGTGTGTTTTTTATTTAAAGATTCCTTAGTTAATCTATTGCACCCAACTGCCGGAGCATTACAATATGTAAATGCATATAGTCCATTTTTATTCATCAGTTTCCCGATTGCAACTATCCTGGGAGTTTTATGCCAGTTCATTCGTGTTGACGGACAGCCAAATTTCGCTTCAGGAGTGATTATTTTGGTAAATGTCATCAATATAATCTTGGATTATTTGTTCCTCGGCGTTTTTCATATGGGCATTGAAGGGGCATCACTTGCAATGCTGATAGGTTATGTAATCGGATTGTTGTGTACTTTAAAATATCATTTTGATTCAAAAAGAACTTTCAGATTCGTTTTATCCAAATTGAAATTCAGGGCTTGGATAACATCAACAATCGAAATAATTAAAATAGGCCTTCCGGGCGCAAGTATGGGCTTTTTTAATGTATTGTTGATCTATATCATGAATTTGATTGTTGGAGGAATTTTAGGAGAGCTGGGTTTGGACATATTCAACGTATGTGTGGTCGCATTGTTGCTGATAAGTATTTTAATCATGGGATTCGCCGAAACATTATCTTCCATTGTTCCTATCTATTATGCGCAAAATGATTTTTATAATCTGCATCATATTGTGCGAAATTCAATTTTAATTACATTAATCAGTTCAGTGATATTCACTGCATTCCTGTTGGTATTTCCTGACGGATTATTAATGTTTTTCAAACTTCAGCAGGTGCCTAATGACGCACTGGTGGAAAATGCGATTAGGATATACTCACTGGCATTCATACCTATGGCTTTTTCAACTATGCTGCTGTTTTACTATGAAGGAATTGAAAGAACAGTGGAATCAGGAATCATTACAATAATTTCAGAATTCCTGGGACCGTTAATGTTTACATACCTGTTATTCCCTTACATTGGCATCACCAGTGTCTGGTTATCTTTCCCGTTAGGTTTTATCCTATCGATAGTTGTTGTTGCCATTTATGTAAAAATAGTTGAAAGAAATGACACAGAATATTCCGGGCTGTTTTTCATTAGAAAGGGATTGATCGAAAAAACTAGAGATTACACTTTGGAAAGCAAAAATGATGATGCGGAATCTGAAATGTTCAATCATTTGGAGAGTTTGAATGTGGATAATTCCTCCATTGAAACATTGGATAAGATAATAAACACAATTTTTGATTCAAACAATGAAAATGTGCATGTGGAAATATTATTGATTGACTATGGGGATAAAATAACCATCAATATGAAGGATGAAGGAAAAAGGGAAGTGCTGAAAGATATTGAAAAATCATTTTCACAGGATAACATCAAAGTCAGTGAGGTATTGGGATTTAATAATATAGAATATGTAATTAATCGTAACTAA
- a CDS encoding alpha/beta hydrolase has product MDIEITTEWDKVFPKSDKVNHEKVTFKNRYGITLVADLYKPKDSKDKLPAIACAGPFGAVKEQVSGLYAQTLAEMGFLTIAFDPSFTGESSGEPRDMASPDINTEDFQAAVDYLVTSDDVDGDRVGICGICGWGGMALNAASLDTRIKATVTSTMYNMTRITAKGYYDADDNADARYEMKVALNNQRTEDFKNGEYAKAGGVIKEVTDDLPQFVKDYHDFYIEPLGYHPRSPGSNDGWNVIGCMSFISQPIIAYSDEIRTPILMIHGENAHSRYFSEDEFAKLTGDNKELMIIPDAVHTDLYYKTDVIPFEKIAEFFNENL; this is encoded by the coding sequence ATGGATATTGAGATAACAACAGAATGGGATAAGGTTTTTCCCAAAAGCGATAAGGTAAATCATGAAAAGGTAACATTCAAAAATAGATATGGAATCACTTTGGTTGCAGATTTATACAAGCCAAAAGATTCAAAAGATAAATTGCCTGCTATTGCATGTGCAGGACCATTCGGTGCTGTAAAAGAGCAGGTTTCAGGTCTTTATGCACAAACATTGGCTGAAATGGGATTTTTGACAATAGCTTTTGATCCTTCATTTACCGGTGAAAGTTCGGGCGAGCCTCGTGACATGGCATCCCCAGACATCAATACTGAAGATTTCCAGGCCGCAGTTGACTATCTTGTCACATCAGATGATGTTGACGGCGACAGGGTCGGAATTTGTGGAATCTGCGGGTGGGGAGGAATGGCTTTAAATGCAGCTTCTCTTGATACCCGTATCAAAGCAACAGTTACTTCAACAATGTATAATATGACTCGCATTACTGCAAAGGGATATTATGATGCGGATGATAATGCCGATGCAAGATATGAAATGAAAGTTGCCCTAAACAATCAAAGAACAGAAGACTTTAAAAACGGAGAATATGCAAAAGCCGGAGGGGTCATTAAAGAGGTGACAGATGACCTGCCACAATTTGTAAAGGATTACCATGACTTTTACATTGAGCCTTTAGGATATCATCCAAGATCTCCGGGTTCAAATGATGGATGGAATGTAATAGGATGCATGTCATTCATATCTCAGCCGATTATAGCATATTCTGATGAAATCAGAACACCAATTTTAATGATTCATGGGGAAAATGCACATTCCAGATATTTCTCAGAAGATGAATTTGCAAAATTGACTGGGGACAATAAGGAATTAATGATTATTCCGGATGCGGTTCACACTGATTTATACTATAAAACTGATGTAATCCCATTTGAAAAGATTGCAGAATTTTTTAATGAAAACTTGTAA
- a CDS encoding C1 family peptidase has protein sequence MGVVCAEDANQTVKDTLQVDDTQDVISDASELSYDDLSKKINEADDSITLESDYKYKDTDNIKIIEFKNRVLTIDGNNHAIDADGKTAVFKVNGGNLTLKNLVFKNTNDTAILLQGCTLNTINVTFINANSQDYGGAIYADNSKYYSTNDKFTDNSAKEAGSALFAKSSIMDIKNATFTNKNPIRWSLIYGISSQIIVSDTIFANTTSRYATAIYNSYFTNITRSKFINLSAIATGGAVAVKADSQKMFPQLLINDCEFTNVSAGRNGGAIFADIASDSDTKGKGFVVIENTLFNKNTAEFGGAIVQLGGTLGVLNSKFTDNIASENGGAVFTSGANVAISNGTFTNNRAHEIDGYGGAVYLDFEEAIIVNSTFADNVAGTGEAIYSYTSTYKINNTQFKNNNLFTRFDDMGCEITNCGEYSATINDKQIPYLIRHNGEEIILNPQYINGSAKDSYFNLNDLGLVTPVKNQGTMGSCWAFGAAGAFESAYLIATGIELDLSENNIQNLCLPYSEYGQTATTESGNMFMSAGYFVSWLGAINTTDDFYDELGKVSTLQYGPNAIHTVNAVFININNKNAIKEYLTKYGAMNLFVYGASSQDSSYSNVYKSVYNKEYFGNHYVTLVGWDDNFSKNKFSTKAPGNGAWICKNSWGSQWGDGGYFYLSYYDKSLVTDAVGFTFDNVEYYETLYQNEAVGRYTFLEYDTYGQKYISENGDIIAAVGTYFETAGSPYTISVYVNDHVVYSQSGKSGHAGYETVKLNKYIAVDSNSTFEIRIKSASVPISTTTRSIPVPNVNYIISNGKIIDLAGQDKIAPVKVYTYHSPEITKTIEKDYNQNETIFTVYNVFEADSIRASFNNTNYTIDIVNGTGSISLGVLPKGGYLVTITYKNQTFSSAVIVNPSIRVVDEKALTWAYDASGSLSLEVLDSNGKPLNNAAISAKFDNKKIFGAKTNGKGILTIPIKAKNSIGKHYLDLVNPNTGEKLRFTVKIVSRFVGNKNLNMYYYDGHKYQVRVKDDNGNFVGKNKGVTIKIGKKSFKVKTNAYGYATLKIPYKITPGKYTISAKYKGQTVKNKLTVKQVLKTTKTVKVKKSAKKLVLKATLKKGKTAIKSKIVKFKVNGKTYKGRTSKYGIAKVTIKKAAIKKLKAGKKYTIKVSYLSDTVKATLKVRR, from the coding sequence ATGGGAGTTGTGTGTGCTGAAGATGCAAATCAGACAGTTAAAGACACATTGCAAGTGGATGACACACAGGATGTTATTTCCGATGCTTCTGAATTGTCATATGATGATTTATCAAAAAAGATAAATGAAGCAGATGATTCAATAACGTTAGAAAGTGATTATAAATATAAGGATACTGACAATATCAAGATAATTGAATTTAAAAATAGGGTATTGACCATTGATGGAAATAATCATGCAATCGATGCCGACGGCAAAACTGCCGTGTTTAAAGTGAATGGTGGAAATTTAACATTAAAAAATCTTGTATTTAAAAACACCAATGATACTGCAATACTACTGCAAGGTTGCACATTGAATACTATCAATGTCACATTCATAAATGCCAATTCTCAGGATTACGGAGGTGCAATATATGCCGACAATAGTAAATATTACAGTACCAACGATAAATTCACTGACAATTCCGCTAAAGAGGCTGGATCTGCATTATTCGCAAAGTCTTCCATAATGGATATAAAAAATGCAACATTTACAAACAAAAATCCTATAAGATGGAGTTTGATTTATGGAATCAGTTCTCAAATTATTGTTTCAGACACTATTTTTGCAAACACCACCTCAAGATATGCAACTGCAATATATAATTCATACTTCACAAATATCACAAGATCAAAATTCATTAACTTAAGTGCAATTGCAACTGGAGGCGCCGTTGCAGTAAAAGCCGATAGTCAAAAGATGTTTCCTCAATTATTAATCAATGACTGTGAATTTACAAACGTCAGTGCCGGAAGAAATGGTGGAGCTATTTTTGCAGATATCGCATCCGATAGTGATACTAAAGGCAAAGGATTTGTTGTAATCGAAAATACTCTGTTTAACAAAAACACTGCAGAATTTGGAGGAGCAATTGTTCAGCTTGGAGGAACCCTCGGTGTGCTAAACTCCAAGTTCACAGACAATATCGCATCTGAAAACGGAGGAGCAGTCTTCACATCAGGGGCAAATGTTGCAATCAGCAATGGCACCTTTACAAACAACAGAGCACATGAAATTGACGGATACGGTGGAGCCGTATATCTTGACTTTGAAGAGGCAATTATTGTCAATTCCACATTTGCAGATAATGTCGCAGGCACAGGAGAAGCGATTTACAGTTATACCTCTACTTACAAAATCAATAATACTCAGTTCAAAAACAATAATCTATTCACCAGATTCGATGACATGGGCTGTGAGATAACAAACTGCGGAGAATACTCAGCCACAATAAACGACAAGCAAATACCTTATCTCATCAGACACAACGGTGAAGAAATTATATTGAACCCGCAGTATATTAACGGTTCCGCTAAAGATTCTTACTTCAATCTAAATGATTTGGGATTGGTCACTCCTGTTAAAAACCAGGGCACAATGGGTTCATGCTGGGCATTTGGAGCAGCAGGCGCATTCGAATCAGCATACTTAATTGCAACAGGAATAGAACTGGACCTTTCCGAAAACAATATTCAAAACCTCTGCCTGCCTTATTCAGAATACGGACAAACAGCTACAACTGAGTCTGGAAACATGTTTATGTCTGCCGGATACTTTGTAAGCTGGCTGGGAGCAATCAACACAACTGATGATTTTTACGATGAGCTTGGAAAAGTGTCCACTTTGCAATATGGTCCTAATGCAATCCACACAGTAAATGCTGTTTTTATAAATATAAATAACAAGAATGCCATTAAGGAATACTTAACAAAATATGGGGCAATGAACCTGTTCGTATATGGTGCAAGTTCACAGGACAGCTCTTACAGTAACGTGTACAAGTCAGTTTACAACAAGGAATACTTCGGAAACCATTACGTTACATTAGTCGGATGGGACGATAATTTCTCAAAAAACAAATTTTCAACTAAAGCTCCGGGCAACGGTGCATGGATTTGTAAAAACAGTTGGGGAAGCCAATGGGGAGACGGAGGATATTTCTATCTTTCCTATTATGACAAATCATTAGTTACAGATGCAGTTGGATTCACATTCGACAATGTTGAGTACTATGAGACACTTTATCAAAATGAAGCCGTTGGAAGGTACACATTTCTTGAATACGATACATACGGACAGAAATATATCAGCGAAAACGGAGACATAATTGCTGCTGTCGGAACCTACTTTGAAACTGCCGGCAGTCCATATACCATTTCAGTATATGTCAATGATCATGTTGTTTACAGCCAAAGCGGAAAATCTGGTCATGCAGGATATGAAACAGTTAAATTGAACAAGTACATTGCAGTAGATTCAAATTCAACATTTGAAATCAGAATAAAATCCGCGTCAGTGCCGATTTCCACAACAACAAGAAGCATTCCAGTGCCTAATGTGAATTATATAATCAGTAACGGCAAGATAATTGACCTTGCAGGCCAAGATAAAATTGCTCCGGTTAAAGTATATACCTATCACAGTCCGGAAATTACCAAAACTATTGAAAAAGATTATAATCAAAATGAAACTATATTCACAGTTTACAATGTTTTTGAAGCCGACAGCATTCGCGCTAGCTTCAACAATACCAATTACACTATAGACATTGTTAATGGAACAGGAAGCATTTCACTAGGAGTTTTACCGAAAGGGGGATACCTGGTAACCATAACCTACAAAAACCAAACATTTTCAAGTGCGGTCATTGTAAATCCAAGCATTCGCGTTGTCGACGAAAAAGCTTTGACATGGGCATATGATGCATCAGGCTCTTTATCTCTAGAGGTCCTTGATTCAAATGGAAAACCTCTCAATAACGCTGCCATATCTGCCAAATTCGACAATAAAAAAATTTTCGGAGCAAAAACCAATGGAAAAGGTATATTAACCATACCAATCAAGGCAAAAAATTCAATCGGAAAACACTACCTTGACCTTGTAAATCCAAATACTGGTGAAAAACTAAGATTTACAGTCAAAATCGTTTCCAGATTCGTTGGAAATAAAAATCTTAACATGTACTATTACGACGGACATAAATACCAAGTGCGAGTAAAAGATGACAACGGAAATTTTGTCGGCAAAAACAAAGGCGTAACCATCAAAATAGGCAAAAAGTCATTTAAAGTAAAAACCAATGCCTACGGATATGCAACCTTGAAAATACCTTACAAGATCACTCCTGGAAAATACACAATTTCTGCAAAATACAAAGGTCAAACTGTAAAAAACAAATTAACTGTTAAACAGGTATTGAAAACCACAAAAACAGTTAAAGTCAAAAAGTCAGCCAAAAAACTTGTATTGAAAGCAACCCTCAAGAAAGGAAAAACAGCCATAAAAAGCAAGATTGTCAAATTCAAGGTCAACGGCAAAACCTACAAAGGAAGGACAAGCAAGTACGGAATTGCTAAGGTAACCATCAAAAAGGCTGCCATCAAAAAACTCAAAGCAGGTAAAAAATACACAATCAAAGTAAGCTACTTGAGTGATACTGTAAAAGCAACTTTAAAAGTTAGACGTTAG
- a CDS encoding cyclophilin-like fold protein: MSFIKKSGLIIILGLIACTAVSGDDSMDDLVKVKINDEVFDVKLENNSATQELVKEMKKGNVTVNASEYGGLEKVGDLGFSLPTSDENIGTNPGDIVLYQGDKISLFYGSHSWSYTKLGKIDNVDSNKLKEVLGFGDVTLEFSLN, encoded by the coding sequence ATGTCTTTTATTAAAAAATCCGGTTTAATAATTATATTGGGTTTAATTGCTTGTACTGCGGTTAGCGGGGATGACAGTATGGATGATTTGGTTAAAGTCAAAATCAATGATGAGGTATTTGATGTTAAATTGGAAAACAATTCCGCTACACAGGAACTGGTTAAAGAAATGAAAAAAGGAAATGTCACAGTTAATGCATCCGAGTATGGTGGTCTTGAAAAAGTGGGAGATTTAGGCTTTTCACTTCCAACAAGTGATGAAAATATTGGTACAAATCCTGGAGATATTGTATTGTATCAGGGAGACAAAATATCCTTGTTTTATGGTTCCCATTCATGGAGCTATACAAAACTTGGCAAAATAGATAATGTTGACTCCAATAAGCTTAAGGAAGTTCTGGGATTCGGTGATGTTACATTGGAGTTCAGTTTAAACTAA
- a CDS encoding STAS domain-containing protein, with translation MDLTKEYNEKDLTITVKGKIDTITSPDFENEIIDEMGKFDSLIIDLNDLEYISSAGLRVLISSKKKLDSQNIPVTIKVNDTIKEIFVMSGLDKVLDIE, from the coding sequence ATGGATTTAACAAAGGAATATAATGAAAAAGATTTAACAATAACTGTTAAAGGTAAAATCGATACAATCACTTCCCCTGATTTTGAAAATGAAATAATAGACGAAATGGGCAAATTCGATTCATTAATTATCGATCTTAATGATTTAGAATACATTTCCAGTGCAGGTTTAAGAGTTTTAATTAGCTCTAAAAAGAAATTAGATTCTCAAAACATTCCTGTTACAATTAAAGTTAATGATACCATTAAAGAGATTTTTGTAATGTCCGGCCTTGATAAGGTTCTGGATATCGAATGA
- a CDS encoding stage II sporulation protein M: MNFIDKEFLNRNKKLLLIAFIIVFGSLIVGSIVGYFEAGDSYGEMSEMIAFGHEHNIKTNMSISENATSASEYFVHNFMVDIITMIGGILFSIFSVWNVLSSSFIAGHYIGQDFVFGLVSTLPHGIIEYMATVFALTIAFIITRREINIIKTRSFDGIKTDLKDIVILLVLDIIFLAIAAFIEAHVTPGIVSSVFGI; encoded by the coding sequence ATGAACTTTATTGACAAGGAATTTTTAAATAGAAATAAAAAATTGCTATTAATAGCATTCATAATTGTATTCGGATCATTAATCGTCGGAAGCATTGTGGGATATTTTGAAGCTGGAGACAGTTATGGCGAGATGAGTGAAATGATTGCATTTGGCCATGAACACAATATCAAAACAAATATGAGCATTAGCGAAAATGCCACAAGCGCTTCTGAATATTTTGTCCATAATTTCATGGTAGACATCATTACAATGATTGGAGGAATATTATTTTCAATATTCTCTGTTTGGAATGTATTGTCAAGCAGTTTCATTGCAGGCCATTATATAGGACAGGATTTTGTATTCGGCCTTGTTTCAACACTCCCACATGGAATTATTGAATATATGGCCACAGTATTTGCCTTAACCATAGCGTTCATCATAACACGCAGGGAAATAAACATAATTAAAACCAGAAGCTTTGACGGCATAAAAACCGATTTGAAAGACATAGTGATTCTATTGGTATTGGATATAATATTTCTGGCAATTGCCGCTTTCATAGAGGCTCATGTTACACCAGGAATCGTTTCATCAGTTTTTGGAATCTAG
- a CDS encoding helix-turn-helix domain-containing protein, with protein sequence MALEEKLYGNQFERNIVGSAIKSISNKWTFYILKDLFLGKKRFSQFQENRPNLDNKSLARCLKSMENNNLIEKKINNHETEYFLTSKGMKLNNVLYELIIFALDTHEGDFYTNEEIIFIKEKYIHILNL encoded by the coding sequence ATGGCTCTTGAAGAAAAATTGTATGGCAATCAATTTGAAAGAAACATTGTGGGCAGTGCAATTAAATCCATAAGCAATAAATGGACTTTTTACATTTTAAAAGATTTGTTTTTGGGAAAAAAGCGTTTTTCACAATTTCAGGAAAACCGTCCAAATCTGGACAATAAATCTCTTGCAAGATGCCTTAAATCAATGGAAAACAATAATCTAATTGAAAAAAAGATAAATAATCATGAAACTGAATATTTCTTAACTTCAAAAGGAATGAAACTAAATAATGTATTATATGAATTAATTATTTTTGCTTTGGATACTCATGAGGGAGATTTTTACACAAATGAAGAAATCATCTTCATAAAAGAAAAGTATATTCATATTCTTAATTTATAA